In Bacteroidota bacterium, a single window of DNA contains:
- the accB gene encoding acetyl-CoA carboxylase biotin carboxyl carrier protein, whose protein sequence is MDLAFVKEVLKLVEESSVNEIELEEEGIRVRITKSAGNVGVLQQMPQPVVPQQFPAPAAPPPPPEPAPAADKKYHEVKSPIVGTFYRAPAPDASNYVEVGQQVQEGTVLCIVEAMKLMNEIESDGTGRIAKICVENGKPVEYNQVLFLIETA, encoded by the coding sequence ATGGATCTGGCATTTGTTAAGGAAGTTCTCAAGCTGGTTGAGGAGAGCAGCGTCAACGAAATAGAGCTGGAAGAAGAGGGCATTCGGGTGAGGATCACGAAGAGCGCCGGCAATGTGGGCGTTCTTCAGCAGATGCCTCAGCCGGTTGTTCCACAACAATTTCCGGCACCGGCCGCTCCGCCGCCGCCCCCTGAGCCTGCTCCGGCAGCAGACAAGAAATATCACGAAGTCAAATCTCCGATCGTCGGGACGTTCTACCGCGCGCCGGCTCCCGACGCCTCCAATTACGTCGAAGTGGGGCAGCAAGTACAGGAGGGAACAGTGCTCTGCATCGTCGAGGCTATGAAGCTGATGAACGAGATCGAATCCGACGGCACAGGAAGAATTGCGAAGATTTGCGTCGAGAACGGCAAACCGGTCGAATATAACCAGGTGCTTTTCCTCATCGAAACCGCCTGA
- the efp gene encoding elongation factor P has protein sequence MATTSDLKVGTFLRFNGELHVLEEYQHRTPGNLRAFYQAKMRNVRNGRIMENRFRSGEEVEIVRVEHKQYQYLFNDGQSYHFMDQETYEQIPIDEKILGGGARFLKEGVTVEVMFDGADPVGAELPFNVELKVIETVPGVRGDTANPGTKPAKVETGATVNVPLFISEGEVIRVDTRTGQYLDRVKQ, from the coding sequence ATGGCAACAACTTCTGATTTGAAGGTAGGCACTTTTTTACGGTTCAACGGCGAGCTTCATGTTCTTGAGGAATATCAGCACCGGACGCCCGGTAATCTGCGGGCATTCTACCAGGCGAAAATGCGCAATGTTCGTAACGGCAGGATCATGGAAAATCGCTTCCGCTCGGGCGAGGAAGTGGAGATTGTCCGCGTCGAACACAAGCAGTACCAATATCTGTTCAACGACGGGCAGAGCTATCACTTTATGGACCAGGAAACCTACGAGCAGATTCCGATCGACGAAAAAATTCTCGGCGGAGGAGCGCGGTTCTTGAAGGAAGGGGTCACGGTTGAAGTGATGTTTGATGGCGCCGATCCTGTAGGAGCGGAGCTCCCGTTCAACGTTGAATTGAAAGTGATTGAAACGGTCCCCGGCGTCCGCGGCGATACCGCCAACCCTGGTACAAAGCCGGCCAAAGTCGAGACCGGGGCGACAGTCAATGTTCCTCTTTTTATCAGCGAAGGTGAAGTGATACGCGTCGACACCCGCACGGGACAGTATCTGGACCGTGTGAAGCAGTAG